In the Kitasatospora terrestris genome, one interval contains:
- a CDS encoding type IV toxin-antitoxin system AbiEi family antitoxin domain-containing protein, whose product MSYQIPSQPLSLEELARRQQNVITASQLRALGVPTRLVSEQCRRGGPWQRLLPRVYLLQESGPTPEQRMWAALLYAAQDGRVEGGREGAVITGAAALALYGFVSMPRLPAVIGVEVLVPRQRRLKDAGEVRIRRTARALVARSVHGLACAPVARAVADAVREWTDAGAFETGAIGPGLLRSVLREAVSRPEGACTVRELLGELRDAELLETPRVRAALDELLAAERESVFGRIGELIDEWLLPVPLTGPELRMRGGTYVAVPDLYWPGAAVAVEVDSELRCVSEGEAAWVRGGQHRMEYLGVRVVHVCGQRLAAEPDAVGGELREAFALGGEDVVELVVTER is encoded by the coding sequence ATGAGCTACCAGATCCCGTCCCAGCCGTTGTCCCTCGAAGAGCTGGCGCGCCGGCAGCAGAACGTGATCACCGCCAGCCAGTTGCGCGCCCTCGGCGTGCCCACCCGCCTGGTCAGCGAGCAGTGCCGGCGCGGCGGGCCCTGGCAGCGCCTGCTTCCCCGGGTGTACCTGCTCCAGGAGAGCGGGCCGACCCCCGAGCAGCGGATGTGGGCGGCCCTGCTGTACGCGGCGCAGGACGGGCGGGTGGAGGGCGGCCGGGAGGGTGCGGTGATCACCGGTGCGGCGGCGCTCGCGCTGTACGGCTTCGTCTCGATGCCGCGGCTGCCCGCCGTCATCGGCGTGGAGGTGCTGGTGCCCCGCCAGCGCCGGCTGAAGGACGCGGGGGAAGTGCGGATCCGGCGCACCGCGCGCGCCCTGGTGGCCCGCTCGGTGCACGGCCTGGCCTGCGCCCCGGTGGCCCGCGCGGTGGCCGACGCGGTCCGCGAGTGGACCGACGCCGGCGCCTTCGAGACCGGCGCGATCGGCCCGGGCCTGCTCCGCTCGGTGCTCAGGGAGGCCGTGAGCCGCCCCGAAGGCGCCTGCACGGTGCGGGAGTTGCTGGGCGAGCTGCGCGACGCCGAGCTGCTGGAGACGCCCCGGGTGCGCGCCGCGCTGGACGAGCTGCTGGCCGCCGAGCGGGAGTCGGTGTTCGGCCGGATCGGCGAGCTGATCGACGAGTGGCTGCTGCCCGTCCCGCTGACCGGCCCGGAGCTGCGGATGCGCGGCGGCACCTACGTCGCGGTGCCGGACCTGTACTGGCCCGGGGCCGCGGTGGCGGTCGAGGTGGATTCCGAGCTGCGCTGCGTCAGCGAGGGCGAGGCGGCCTGGGTGCGCGGCGGCCAGCACCGGATGGAGTACCTGGGGGTGCGGGTGGTGCACGTGTGCGGGCAGCGGCTGGCCGCCGAGCCGGACGCGGTCGGCGGCGAGCTGCGCGAGGCCTTCGCCCTGGGCGGGGAGGACGTGGTCGAGCTGGTGGTCACCGAGCGGTGA
- a CDS encoding DUF2017 domain-containing protein, which produces MAGLFETAGGGAAAITLDEVEASILRSLEVQMLELIGPGPGGENADPLAALFAEGPTEAPEDPALLRLFPDAYGAPGERADAETVEMAAEFRRYTELDLRARKREDALTVVRALDPLLGEGGVLKLSTEECVRWLGALNDLRLTLGTRLEVTEEDDEGLYRLPDDDPRKPLVMAYLWLGAMQESLLEAMAG; this is translated from the coding sequence ATGGCTGGCTTGTTCGAGACCGCCGGAGGCGGCGCCGCCGCGATCACGCTGGACGAGGTCGAGGCCTCCATCCTGCGGTCGCTGGAAGTGCAGATGCTGGAGCTGATCGGCCCCGGGCCCGGCGGGGAGAACGCGGACCCGCTGGCGGCGCTGTTCGCCGAGGGGCCGACCGAGGCCCCGGAGGACCCGGCGCTGCTGCGGCTGTTCCCCGACGCCTACGGCGCGCCCGGCGAGCGGGCCGACGCCGAGACCGTCGAGATGGCCGCCGAGTTCCGCCGCTACACCGAGCTCGACCTGCGGGCGCGCAAGCGCGAGGACGCGCTGACCGTGGTCCGGGCGCTGGACCCGCTGCTCGGCGAGGGCGGCGTGCTCAAGCTCTCCACCGAGGAGTGCGTGCGCTGGCTGGGCGCGCTGAACGACCTGCGGCTCACCCTCGGCACCCGGCTGGAGGTCACCGAGGAGGACGACGAGGGCCTCTACCGGCTGCCGGACGACGACCCGCGCAAGCCCCTGGTGATGGCCTACCTCTGGCTCGGCGCGATGCAGGAGAGCCTGCTGGAGGCCATGGCCGGCTGA
- a CDS encoding amino acid permease, translating to MAQQSYDEVTDPVPDEEGYERGLNSRQIQMIAIGGAIGTGLFLGAGTAISKAGPSLILSYAVAGVVIFVIMRALGELLTYRPVAGSFAEYAREFLGPFAGFVTGWTYWLFWVVTGMAETTAAAVYVRFWAPGCPQWLSALVFLLLLYAANLISVKLFGEIEFWFSMVKVTAIIGMILIGIGVLTIGFSDAGDTASITNLWDDGGFFPKGVGATVMTLQIVMFAYLGVELVGVTAGESENPQKTLPRAINTLPWRIVLFYVGALTIILSLVPWTEFQPGVSPFVAAFGKVGIPAAAGIINFVVLTAALSSCNSGMYSTGRMLRDLALRGQAPGRLTALNRNRTPAVAITLSCLLMGVGVVLNYLVPARAFEYITSVATVCGLWTWSVILLSQIRYRTAWKRGHLPPPSFRAPGGAGPSWIALAFLAMVVVLIALDEEARIALYVFPAWALALVVGYRVLSRRNPAAVHGAPHQHLHARNGG from the coding sequence ATGGCACAGCAGTCGTACGACGAGGTGACCGACCCCGTACCGGACGAAGAGGGCTACGAGCGGGGTCTGAACAGCCGTCAGATCCAGATGATCGCGATCGGCGGGGCGATCGGCACCGGGCTCTTCCTCGGTGCCGGCACCGCGATCTCCAAGGCCGGCCCGTCGCTGATCCTCAGCTACGCGGTGGCCGGCGTGGTGATCTTCGTGATCATGCGCGCGCTCGGCGAGCTGCTCACCTACCGGCCGGTGGCGGGCAGCTTCGCCGAGTACGCCCGGGAGTTCCTCGGCCCGTTCGCCGGCTTCGTCACGGGCTGGACGTACTGGCTGTTCTGGGTGGTCACCGGCATGGCCGAGACCACCGCGGCGGCGGTGTACGTGCGCTTCTGGGCGCCCGGCTGCCCCCAGTGGCTCAGCGCGCTGGTCTTCCTGTTGCTCCTCTACGCGGCCAACCTGATCTCGGTGAAGCTGTTCGGCGAGATCGAGTTCTGGTTCTCGATGGTCAAGGTCACCGCGATCATCGGGATGATCCTGATCGGCATCGGCGTGCTCACCATCGGCTTCAGCGACGCCGGGGACACCGCCTCGATCACCAACCTGTGGGATGACGGCGGCTTCTTCCCCAAGGGCGTCGGTGCGACCGTGATGACCCTGCAGATCGTCATGTTCGCCTACCTCGGCGTGGAGCTGGTCGGCGTCACGGCCGGGGAGAGCGAGAACCCCCAGAAGACCCTGCCGCGGGCGATCAACACCCTGCCCTGGCGGATCGTGCTGTTCTACGTCGGCGCGCTGACCATCATCCTGTCACTCGTCCCGTGGACCGAGTTCCAGCCCGGCGTCAGCCCGTTCGTGGCGGCCTTCGGCAAGGTCGGCATCCCCGCGGCGGCCGGGATCATCAACTTCGTGGTGCTGACCGCCGCGCTCTCCTCCTGCAACTCCGGCATGTACTCCACCGGTCGGATGCTGCGCGACCTCGCGCTGCGGGGCCAGGCCCCCGGGCGGCTCACCGCGCTCAACCGCAACCGCACCCCGGCCGTCGCGATCACCCTGTCCTGCCTGCTGATGGGCGTCGGCGTGGTGCTCAACTACCTCGTCCCGGCACGGGCGTTCGAGTACATCACCTCGGTCGCCACGGTCTGCGGGCTGTGGACCTGGTCGGTGATCCTGCTGAGCCAGATCCGCTACCGGACGGCCTGGAAGCGCGGCCACCTGCCGCCGCCCAGCTTCCGCGCGCCCGGCGGGGCCGGGCCGAGCTGGATCGCGCTCGCCTTCCTGGCCATGGTGGTGGTGCTGATCGCGCTGGACGAGGAGGCCCGGATCGCGCTCTACGTCTTCCCGGCCTGGGCGCTCGCCCTGGTGGTCGGCTACCGGGTGCTCAGCCGGCGCAACCCGGCGGCCGTCCACGGCGCCCCGCACCAGCACCTGCACGCCCGAAACGGCGGGTGA
- a CDS encoding HIT family protein has product MPDESIAERVAGQQAGSGSGPGCYSCDREAEFDSLPAWESIAVDDHWRVVHAFGVPLPGWLVLVPRRHVTSIAELTDAEAELLGSWQVRLSRALAVVTGCAKTYVAQFAEREGFAHVHFHLVPRAVDLPEPVRGPRVFGLMDGTSLPAEELDRIALRIRSVLDGVEKGSA; this is encoded by the coding sequence ATGCCGGATGAATCGATCGCTGAGCGGGTGGCCGGACAGCAGGCCGGATCCGGGTCCGGACCCGGGTGCTACAGCTGTGATCGGGAGGCGGAGTTCGACTCGCTTCCCGCGTGGGAGTCGATCGCGGTGGACGACCACTGGCGGGTGGTGCACGCGTTCGGGGTGCCGCTGCCGGGCTGGCTGGTGCTGGTGCCGCGTCGCCACGTCACGTCGATCGCCGAACTGACCGATGCCGAGGCGGAGTTGCTGGGGAGTTGGCAGGTCCGGCTGTCCCGGGCGCTGGCGGTGGTGACCGGGTGTGCGAAGACGTACGTGGCGCAGTTCGCGGAGCGCGAGGGCTTCGCGCACGTGCACTTCCACCTGGTGCCGCGGGCGGTGGACCTGCCGGAACCGGTGCGCGGCCCGCGGGTGTTCGGGCTGATGGACGGCACGAGTCTGCCGGCCGAGGAGTTGGACCGGATCGCGCTGCGGATCCGGTCCGTCCTCGACGGCGTCGAGAAGGGCAGTGCGTGA
- a CDS encoding lytic transglycosylase domain-containing protein, with protein MPVDRRTRTALALAAAVALTAPLAGCAKKADRHPGAEAAPAAVTATATDSGSPEPSPSASPSASASPSPSAGASGSASPSASATRRSASPTATRAASAPPPPVAKAGPVAPPPPPVTTPHVPPLQSSCKPSYSGTNAPTATVDAALVAAAGKTRTFTLSNGGKDTMPPLPTALVKAVAWQESGWQSAILACDGGIGLMQVMPGTVTMMNNKFGTTSDPKTVEGNVQLGTQLLDWLVAYYGDSCFGGNYDLSPDPVSGKTPLLDLVIAAYNAGAGNVHYNTVTDLATGAVSGVSQIPNPSYVANVKALMTRAPWTAAH; from the coding sequence ATGCCAGTCGACCGCAGAACGCGCACCGCCCTGGCCCTGGCCGCCGCCGTGGCCCTGACCGCGCCGCTGGCCGGCTGCGCCAAGAAGGCCGACCGGCACCCCGGCGCCGAAGCCGCCCCGGCCGCCGTCACGGCGACCGCCACCGACAGCGGCTCGCCCGAGCCGAGCCCGAGCGCCAGCCCCAGTGCGAGCGCCAGCCCGAGCCCGTCCGCCGGCGCCTCGGGCAGCGCGTCGCCGAGCGCCTCGGCGACCCGCCGCAGCGCCTCGCCGACCGCCACCCGGGCGGCCAGCGCGCCGCCCCCGCCCGTCGCCAAGGCCGGCCCGGTCGCGCCCCCGCCGCCGCCCGTCACCACCCCGCACGTCCCGCCGCTGCAGAGCAGCTGCAAGCCGTCCTACTCGGGCACCAACGCCCCGACCGCCACCGTGGACGCGGCCCTGGTCGCCGCGGCCGGCAAGACCCGCACCTTCACCCTCTCCAACGGCGGCAAGGACACCATGCCCCCGCTGCCCACCGCGCTGGTCAAGGCGGTCGCCTGGCAGGAGAGCGGCTGGCAGTCCGCCATCCTGGCCTGCGACGGCGGCATCGGCCTGATGCAGGTCATGCCCGGCACGGTGACCATGATGAACAACAAGTTCGGCACCACCAGCGACCCCAAGACCGTCGAGGGCAACGTCCAGCTCGGCACCCAGCTGCTCGACTGGCTGGTCGCCTACTACGGCGACTCCTGCTTCGGCGGCAACTACGACCTCTCCCCCGACCCGGTCAGCGGCAAGACCCCGCTGCTCGACCTGGTGATCGCCGCCTACAACGCCGGTGCGGGCAACGTGCACTACAACACCGTCACCGACCTGGCGACCGGCGCGGTCAGCGGCGTCTCGCAGATCCCCAACCCGAGCTACGTCGCCAACGTCAAGGCCCTGATGACCCGGGCGCCGTGGACCGCCGCACACTGA
- a CDS encoding putative leader peptide, whose product MRSVDVSNQAPGTRLVARLHVDLCRLASAICPGTSDAR is encoded by the coding sequence ATGCGTTCCGTCGATGTGAGCAATCAGGCCCCAGGCACCCGCCTCGTGGCGCGCCTGCACGTCGACCTGTGCCGGCTCGCCAGCGCGATCTGTCCCGGCACCTCCGACGCCCGCTGA
- the clpS gene encoding ATP-dependent Clp protease adapter ClpS, whose amino-acid sequence MSVAPVEIERPEVEGAPVAEPDTPWVTIVHNDPVNLMSYVQYVFQAYFGYPKDKARKLMMEVHTKGRTVVSSGTREEMERDVQAMHGYGLWATLQHD is encoded by the coding sequence GTGAGTGTCGCGCCGGTGGAGATCGAGCGCCCGGAGGTGGAGGGCGCTCCGGTGGCGGAGCCCGACACCCCGTGGGTGACCATCGTCCACAACGACCCGGTCAACCTGATGAGCTACGTCCAGTACGTCTTCCAGGCCTACTTCGGCTACCCGAAGGACAAGGCCCGGAAGCTGATGATGGAAGTGCACACCAAGGGCCGGACGGTGGTCTCCAGCGGCACCCGCGAGGAGATGGAGCGGGACGTCCAGGCCATGCACGGCTACGGCCTGTGGGCCACTCTCCAGCACGACTGA
- a CDS encoding M67 family metallopeptidase — translation MLTITRELRDRIVAHARADHPDEACGVIAGPAGSGRPERFVPMLNAARSPTFYEFDSGDLLKLYREMDDRDEEPVVIYHSHTATEAYPSRTDVSYASEPFAHYVLVSTAEGTEESDPFQFRSFRIVDGVITEEDVEVVEAYQA, via the coding sequence ATGCTGACCATCACCCGAGAACTGCGCGACCGGATCGTCGCCCACGCCCGCGCGGACCACCCGGACGAGGCCTGCGGCGTCATCGCCGGTCCGGCCGGCAGCGGCCGGCCCGAGCGGTTCGTCCCGATGCTCAACGCGGCCCGCTCGCCCACCTTCTACGAGTTCGACTCCGGCGACCTGCTCAAGCTGTACCGCGAGATGGACGACCGGGACGAGGAGCCGGTGGTGATCTACCACTCGCACACCGCGACCGAGGCCTACCCGTCCCGGACGGACGTCAGCTACGCCTCCGAGCCCTTCGCCCACTACGTGCTGGTCTCCACCGCCGAGGGCACCGAGGAGTCCGACCCCTTCCAGTTCCGCTCGTTCCGCATCGTGGACGGCGTGATCACGGAGGAAGACGTCGAGGTGGTCGAGGCCTACCAGGCCTGA
- a CDS encoding DUF2332 domain-containing protein encodes MSLDHTVKMFRLQAEACERLGSPLSAALLHRAAGDIASGGPCAAAVTGHEDAPGPAAVALRLLGAVHALVLTGRAPALAAHYPSAGGAFDPADPEPARQAFLATVAAELPFVRAWMTRPPQTNEVGRANLLATGVRWVLGGRDLPVRLFELGASAGLNLLADRFRYESPGFAYGPADSPVVLRGAWRDRPPAWLRGTPPPLRFTERRGCDPTPIDPCSPEGALALRAYVWADQLERFARLDGALRLAAATPPRVDPVGAAAFLRTVEPAEGALTVVWHSVMRQYVPAPEWSEVEAELDRLAAASTPTAPFARVALEPGRREQGHRFLLTVRSGGEPEQVLAEAVPHGLPAWQPADLTTL; translated from the coding sequence GTGTCACTCGACCACACCGTCAAGATGTTCCGGCTCCAGGCCGAGGCGTGCGAACGGCTCGGCTCGCCGCTGTCCGCCGCGCTGCTCCACCGGGCCGCCGGGGACATCGCCTCCGGCGGCCCCTGCGCCGCCGCCGTCACCGGCCACGAGGACGCCCCCGGCCCGGCCGCCGTCGCACTGCGCCTGCTCGGCGCCGTCCACGCCCTCGTCCTGACCGGCCGCGCCCCCGCGCTCGCCGCCCACTACCCCAGCGCCGGCGGCGCCTTCGACCCCGCCGACCCCGAGCCCGCCCGGCAGGCCTTCCTCGCCACCGTCGCCGCCGAACTCCCGTTCGTCCGCGCGTGGATGACCCGCCCGCCGCAGACCAACGAGGTCGGCCGGGCCAACCTGCTGGCCACCGGCGTGCGCTGGGTCCTCGGCGGACGCGACCTCCCGGTGCGCCTGTTCGAACTCGGGGCGAGCGCCGGCCTCAACCTGCTCGCCGACCGCTTCCGCTACGAATCGCCCGGCTTCGCCTACGGCCCGGCCGACTCCCCCGTGGTGCTCCGCGGCGCCTGGCGCGACCGGCCGCCGGCCTGGCTGCGCGGAACACCGCCCCCGCTGCGGTTCACCGAGCGCCGCGGCTGCGACCCGACCCCGATCGACCCGTGCTCCCCCGAGGGGGCGCTCGCCCTGCGCGCCTACGTCTGGGCCGACCAGTTGGAGCGCTTCGCCCGCCTGGACGGCGCGCTGCGGCTGGCCGCAGCGACCCCGCCCCGGGTGGACCCGGTCGGCGCGGCCGCGTTCCTGCGCACCGTCGAACCCGCCGAGGGCGCGCTCACCGTGGTCTGGCACTCGGTGATGCGCCAGTACGTTCCGGCCCCCGAATGGAGTGAGGTGGAGGCGGAGTTGGACCGCCTCGCCGCGGCTTCCACGCCGACCGCGCCGTTCGCCCGGGTCGCCCTGGAGCCGGGACGCCGCGAACAGGGCCACCGCTTCCTGCTGACCGTCCGCTCCGGCGGCGAGCCCGAGCAGGTCCTCGCCGAGGCGGTGCCGCACGGCCTCCCGGCCTGGCAGCCGGCCGACCTCACCACCCTCTGA
- a CDS encoding DinB family protein: MIIPDTKDWTWVLERPCADCGLDTPAVAREAVPGMIRANAAAWVGLLAADPEELRRRPEPQTWSDLEYACHVRDVFRIFAVRLDLMLTQDGPLFPNWDQDATAVAERYREQDPSRVAVELADGAEALATAFEQVADGQWQRTGDRSDGARFTVESFSRYLVHDPVHHLYDVTGERL; the protein is encoded by the coding sequence ATGATCATCCCTGACACCAAGGACTGGACCTGGGTGCTGGAGCGCCCCTGCGCCGACTGCGGCCTGGACACCCCGGCCGTGGCCCGCGAGGCCGTCCCCGGCATGATCCGTGCCAATGCCGCGGCCTGGGTGGGGCTGCTGGCGGCCGACCCGGAGGAGCTGCGCCGTCGTCCCGAGCCGCAGACCTGGTCGGACCTCGAGTACGCCTGCCACGTCCGGGACGTGTTCCGGATCTTCGCGGTCCGGCTCGACCTGATGCTCACCCAGGACGGCCCGCTCTTCCCCAACTGGGACCAGGACGCCACCGCCGTCGCCGAGCGCTACCGGGAGCAGGACCCGTCCCGGGTCGCGGTCGAGCTCGCGGACGGCGCCGAGGCGCTGGCCACCGCCTTCGAGCAGGTGGCGGACGGGCAGTGGCAGCGCACCGGGGACCGCAGCGACGGTGCCCGGTTCACCGTTGAGTCGTTCTCCCGGTACCTGGTCCACGACCCGGTGCACCACCTGTACGACGTGACCGGCGAGCGGCTCTGA
- a CDS encoding GNAT family protein: MINRAALSVKPTLTGERVRLVPLALRHAEDFWRSVQDPELRRLTGTVREFTLADTEQWCADRADQPDRLDLAIEDPHTGEFLGELALNELDPDNDSASFRIALAPGRPGQGLGPEATRLLLRHVFEEIRLNRVHLEVFEYNPRAVRSYEKAGFVHEGRSRQALKWDGQYHDVLHMAVLREEWLAGDAR; the protein is encoded by the coding sequence GTGATCAACCGCGCAGCCCTCTCCGTCAAGCCCACGCTCACCGGCGAACGCGTCCGCCTGGTCCCGCTGGCCCTCCGGCACGCCGAGGACTTCTGGCGCTCCGTCCAGGACCCCGAGCTGCGGAGACTCACCGGAACGGTACGGGAGTTCACCCTCGCCGACACCGAGCAGTGGTGCGCGGACCGGGCCGACCAGCCGGACCGCCTCGACCTCGCCATCGAGGACCCGCACACCGGCGAGTTCCTCGGCGAACTCGCCCTCAACGAGCTCGATCCCGACAACGACTCCGCCTCCTTCCGGATCGCCCTCGCCCCCGGTCGGCCCGGCCAGGGGCTCGGCCCCGAAGCGACCCGGCTGCTGCTGCGCCACGTCTTCGAGGAGATCCGGCTGAACCGCGTGCACCTGGAGGTTTTCGAGTACAACCCGCGCGCCGTCCGCTCCTACGAGAAGGCCGGCTTCGTCCACGAAGGCCGCAGCCGGCAGGCGCTCAAGTGGGACGGCCAGTACCACGACGTGCTGCACATGGCCGTCCTGCGGGAGGAGTGGCTGGCGGGCGACGCGCGCTGA
- a CDS encoding nicotinate phosphoribosyltransferase codes for MDAITAHPSTALLTDRYELTMLQAALRSGAAERRSVFEVFTRRLPAGRRYGVLAGTGRVLDAVENFRFTTPQLDWLADQQVVDQDTLRFLADYRFTGDIHGYPEGEVYFPGSPLLTVEGTFAEAVILETVILSILNFDSAIAAAASRMTAAAGGRPVIEMGARRAHERAAVSAARAAYVAGFSATSDLEAGFTHGIPTTGTAAHAFTLLHDSERDAFTAQIASMGRETTLLVDTYDLNEAVRTAVEVAGPGLGAVRIDSGDLTLLAHRVRRQLDELGATGTRIIVTSDLDEYAIAALAAAPVDGYGVGTQLVTGSGHPTCAMVYKLVARASTPGGPLEPVAKRSAGGKSSVGGRKWAARRPDADGTAEAEVVGTGPVPAELEPHLLHVPLIRKGEVVGREPLAAARERHLRARAGLPLSATQLSKGEPVIVTEQLPG; via the coding sequence ATGGACGCCATCACCGCGCACCCCTCCACCGCGCTGCTCACCGACCGCTACGAGCTGACCATGCTGCAGGCCGCCCTTCGCAGCGGCGCCGCCGAGCGCCGCTCGGTCTTCGAGGTGTTCACCCGCCGCCTGCCCGCGGGCCGCCGCTACGGCGTGCTGGCCGGCACCGGCCGGGTGCTCGACGCGGTGGAGAACTTCCGCTTCACCACCCCGCAGCTGGACTGGCTGGCCGACCAGCAGGTGGTCGACCAGGACACCCTGCGCTTCCTCGCGGACTACCGCTTCACCGGCGACATCCACGGCTACCCGGAGGGCGAGGTCTACTTCCCCGGCTCGCCGCTGCTCACCGTCGAGGGCACCTTCGCCGAGGCGGTGATCCTGGAGACGGTGATCCTGTCGATCCTCAACTTCGACTCGGCGATCGCCGCCGCGGCCTCCCGGATGACCGCGGCCGCGGGCGGCCGCCCGGTGATCGAGATGGGTGCCCGCCGGGCCCACGAGCGGGCCGCGGTCTCCGCCGCCCGGGCCGCGTACGTCGCGGGCTTCAGCGCCACCTCCGACCTGGAGGCCGGCTTCACCCACGGCATCCCGACCACCGGCACCGCCGCGCACGCCTTCACCCTGCTGCACGACAGCGAGCGGGACGCGTTCACCGCCCAGATCGCCTCGATGGGCCGGGAGACCACCCTGCTGGTGGACACCTACGACCTGAACGAGGCGGTGCGCACCGCGGTCGAGGTGGCCGGCCCGGGTCTCGGCGCGGTCCGGATCGACTCCGGCGACCTGACCCTGCTCGCCCACCGGGTCCGCCGCCAGCTCGACGAGCTCGGCGCCACCGGCACCCGGATCATCGTCACCTCGGACCTGGACGAGTACGCCATCGCCGCGCTGGCCGCCGCGCCCGTGGACGGCTACGGCGTCGGCACCCAGCTGGTCACCGGCAGCGGCCACCCGACCTGCGCCATGGTCTACAAGCTGGTCGCCCGGGCGAGCACCCCCGGCGGGCCGCTGGAGCCGGTCGCCAAGCGCTCGGCGGGCGGCAAGAGCAGCGTCGGCGGCCGCAAGTGGGCCGCGCGCCGGCCGGACGCGGACGGCACCGCCGAGGCCGAGGTGGTCGGCACCGGGCCGGTCCCGGCCGAGCTGGAGCCGCACCTGCTGCACGTGCCGCTGATCCGCAAGGGCGAGGTGGTCGGCAGGGAGCCGCTGGCCGCCGCCCGCGAGCGCCACCTGCGGGCCCGCGCCGGGCTGCCGCTGTCGGCCACCCAGCTCTCCAAGGGCGAGCCGGTGATCGTCACCGAGCAGCTCCCGGGCTGA
- a CDS encoding isochorismatase family protein yields the protein MHRALIVVDVQNDFCEGGSLAVAGGAEVAAAITDLIAESQPGYTHIVATRDHHIDPGAHFAAEPDYVRSWPAHCVAGTEGVGFHPNFAPSVTSGAIEAVFSKGAYAAAYSGFEGEDEHGGGLADWLREREVTEVDVVGIATDHCVRATALDAVREGFATRVLLDLTAGVAAATTETALAELRSAGVELTGTPVVRS from the coding sequence ATGCACCGGGCCCTGATCGTCGTCGACGTGCAGAACGACTTCTGCGAGGGCGGCAGTCTGGCCGTCGCCGGCGGTGCCGAGGTCGCCGCCGCCATCACCGACCTGATCGCCGAGTCCCAGCCCGGCTACACCCACATCGTGGCCACCAGGGACCACCACATCGACCCGGGCGCGCACTTCGCGGCCGAGCCGGACTACGTCCGCTCCTGGCCCGCGCACTGCGTGGCCGGCACCGAGGGCGTCGGCTTCCACCCGAACTTCGCCCCGTCGGTCACCTCCGGCGCGATCGAGGCGGTCTTCTCCAAGGGCGCGTACGCCGCGGCCTACAGCGGCTTCGAGGGGGAGGACGAGCACGGCGGCGGGCTCGCCGACTGGCTGCGCGAGCGCGAGGTCACCGAGGTCGACGTGGTCGGCATCGCCACCGACCACTGCGTGCGGGCGACCGCGCTGGACGCCGTCCGCGAGGGCTTCGCCACCCGCGTGCTGCTCGACCTCACGGCCGGCGTGGCAGCCGCCACCACCGAGACCGCACTGGCCGAACTCCGTTCGGCCGGGGTCGAGTTGACCGGCACCCCGGTGGTCCGGAGCTGA